A window from Leishmania donovani BPK282A1 complete genome, chromosome 27 encodes these proteins:
- a CDS encoding small GTP-binding protein Rab1, putative produces the protein MTSEYDYLFKLLLIGDSGVGKSCLLLRFADDSYTDSYISTIGVDFKIRTLNLESKVIKLQIWDTAGQERFRTITSSYYRGAHGIIIVYDTTDMESFNNVKTWLSEIEKYASENVNKILVGNKCDLVTKKAVDTQMAKDFADSLGIPFLETSAKNSTNVEEAFIQMASGIKARLAVSGEVKSASRPNLQNPPTVKKEDSCC, from the coding sequence ATGACCTCTGAGTACGACTACCTCTtcaagctgctgctgattggcgacagcggcgtcggtaAGTCctgcctgctcctccgcttcGCCGATGACAGCTACACCGATAGCTACATCTCCACCATTGGTGTCGATTTCAAGATTCGCACGCTGAACCTGGAAAGCAAGGTAATCAAGCTGCAGATTTGGGATACCGCCGGCCAGGAGCGCTTCCGCACCATCACGAGTAGCTACTACCGTGGTGCCCACGGCATCATCATAGTGTATGACACGACCGACATGGAGAGTTTCAACAACGTCAAGACGTGGCTGAGCGAAATCGAAAAGTACGCAAGTGAGAACGTCAACAAGATCCTCGTCGGCAACAAGTGCGATTTGGTCACAAAGAAGGCCGTCGATACGCAGATGGCGAAAGACTTTGCCGACTCCCTTGGCATCCCGTTCCTTGAAACGAGCGCCAAGAACTCCACAAACGTCGAGGAAGCCTTCATTCAAATGGCATCTGGAATCAAGGCGCGCCTGGCTGTGAGTGGTGAGGTCAAATCTGCGTCCCGTCCCAACCTGCAGAACCCCCCAACGGTGAAGAAGGAAGACAGCTGCTGCTAA